From Candidatus Binataceae bacterium, a single genomic window includes:
- a CDS encoding nucleoside deaminase: MTEQDKKFMARAIELSADTALVKKAGGVFGTVIVDPNGNILAEGQNRVVAENDPTWHGEMEAIRKACKKVGRFKLTGCTLYSSAECCPMCAAAAYWAGLAKIYYAATVQDALEYGNFDDTMIYAELRQPTLERSMPAEQIMREEAVEIWKKYKNMPGRVQY; the protein is encoded by the coding sequence ATGACAGAGCAGGATAAAAAGTTCATGGCGCGCGCGATCGAGCTTTCCGCCGACACCGCGCTCGTGAAAAAGGCGGGCGGAGTTTTCGGCACCGTGATCGTCGATCCGAACGGCAACATCCTTGCCGAGGGACAAAACCGCGTCGTCGCCGAAAACGATCCGACCTGGCACGGCGAGATGGAAGCGATTCGCAAGGCGTGCAAGAAGGTCGGCCGCTTCAAGCTCACCGGATGCACGCTCTACTCGAGTGCCGAATGCTGTCCGATGTGCGCGGCCGCGGCCTACTGGGCGGGGCTCGCGAAAATCTATTACGCCGCCACAGTCCAAGACGCGCTCGAATACGGAAACTTCGATGACACAATGATCTATGCCGAGCTCAGGCAGCCCACGCTGGAGCGCTCGATGCCTGCCGAGCAGATCATGCGCGAAGAGGCCGTCGAGATCTGGAAAAAGTACAAAAACATGCCGGGCCGCGTTCAATATTGA
- a CDS encoding antibiotic biosynthesis monooxygenase: MNSATHDRSPVSLVTTLKVRPDAVAEFSSWHATMMTAAAGREGFISAELNAAAGSTGSSQWTLSQHFRSAVAMEAWRSSPRHRELLEKARTLVDQNDAAAISEEQIAGDSVDGLVTEVVTTYVRPGKDSEYQRWAEKIHRAEAAFPGYRGGFLQPPASDRQHYWTTLVRFTTAEQLDAWLDSDVRRDLLREHAELVKTWEHHRMPSAFSGWFPSDPASGNSPPAWKQSMLVLLMLFPIVALEIHYLRPHLTAFNSAEATFIGNIISVVLLAWPAMPLLVRFMRWWILPAADRSKWIDGAGAALVTALYAIELVTFSYLL, translated from the coding sequence ATGAACTCCGCGACGCACGATCGTTCCCCGGTATCTCTTGTCACGACGTTGAAGGTGCGGCCGGATGCGGTTGCCGAATTCTCTTCATGGCACGCTACGATGATGACCGCGGCTGCGGGGCGCGAGGGTTTTATCAGCGCGGAATTGAATGCTGCTGCAGGTTCGACGGGTTCATCGCAGTGGACTTTGAGCCAGCATTTTCGCAGCGCCGTGGCGATGGAAGCATGGCGATCTTCGCCGCGTCATCGCGAGCTCCTCGAAAAAGCGCGAACGCTGGTCGATCAAAACGACGCTGCAGCAATATCCGAGGAACAGATCGCGGGAGATTCCGTTGATGGTCTTGTCACGGAAGTCGTGACAACCTACGTCAGACCCGGCAAGGACAGCGAGTATCAGCGGTGGGCCGAAAAGATTCATCGTGCCGAGGCCGCGTTCCCCGGCTATCGCGGCGGCTTTCTGCAGCCGCCGGCTTCCGATCGCCAGCACTACTGGACGACGCTCGTGCGCTTTACGACGGCCGAGCAGCTCGATGCGTGGCTCGACTCCGACGTCCGCCGCGATCTGCTGCGTGAACACGCCGAACTGGTAAAGACCTGGGAGCATCATCGTATGCCGTCGGCTTTTTCCGGATGGTTTCCGAGCGATCCGGCGTCGGGCAATTCACCGCCGGCGTGGAAGCAGTCGATGCTCGTGTTGCTGATGTTGTTTCCGATCGTCGCGCTCGAAATCCATTACCTGAGGCCGCATCTGACCGCGTTCAACTCTGCCGAGGCGACGTTCATCGGCAACATTATAAGCGTGGTGCTGCTGGCGTGGCCTGCAATGCCGCTGCTCGTCCGCTTCATGCGATGGTGGATATTGCCGGCGGCGGATCGCTCTAAATGGATCGACGGTGCGGGTGCAGCGCTGGTGACAGCGCTCTATGCGATTGAGCTTGTAACATTCTCGTATCTTTTATGA
- a CDS encoding molybdopterin cofactor-binding domain-containing protein: MSLVVNGKSVATQPRPGQCLRTFLRELGWFGVKKGCDSGDCGACTVWIDGKPVQSCIVPAFRAENHEVTTIEGLAQGDRLHRTQQAFVDAAGFQCGFCTAGAIMTVAGMSEAQLQDLPRSLKGTLCRCTGYHSIDNAIHGIKSVADAPPGAAMGVNVVAPAAHDIVTGKAQYTLDTQIDGLLHLKILRSPHAHARIVSIDKTPALAIDGVIAVYTWEDVPRKPYSTATHDAENSDPQDTYMLDNVVRHVGQRVAAVVASTEAAALEACREIEVEYEPLPAVFDPEEAMRPDAPKLHAGKPRGLGIQYPERNVVLHLHGDIGDVEAGFSRADFIHEGAYETPRAQHAHLEAHSTISWLDENGRLNIRTSSQTPFLTRTKLCYLLGLSPSQIRVICERVGGGFGAKQEVITEDICAFATLQTGRPVQFEYTREEEFIASTTRHPAKLHIKVGATRDGVLTAIKLQYTLNTGAYGGHGSAVLFHSTSESMALYRCANKKLDAYSVYTNTVPSGAFRGYGLSQTFFAIESAMDEVAKGIGMDPIEFRRRNVIRPLDPFISLREEPDDLDYGSYGLDQCLDLVDSALKKGIGVAAPEGPEWLIGHGAAIAMIACVPPTEHRSEARIRLEADGRYRLYIGAPEFGNGSTTVRQQIAATILGSLPSRIRTTQADTDKTGYDTGPFGSAGTVVAGKAVETAARELRERILALAARRLGVPCERCTLVLDAVECDGKSISLSELCVAAEKAGQPLDVVRKAYGTPRSVAFNCHGFRIAVHKVTGEIKILQSVHAVDAGVVINPNQLRGQIEGALAQGLGWALYENMVFDDKGAVVNPSFRNYRIPSYADVPRTEIYFADTFDKFGPLGAKSMSEAPINPVAPALTNALANATGIRFSSLPLRADRIYRRIYETFRESD, from the coding sequence ATGAGCTTGGTCGTCAACGGCAAGTCCGTCGCGACGCAGCCGCGGCCGGGGCAATGTCTGCGCACGTTCCTGCGCGAACTAGGATGGTTCGGCGTAAAGAAAGGCTGCGATTCCGGCGACTGCGGTGCGTGCACCGTATGGATCGATGGCAAGCCGGTTCAAAGCTGCATCGTTCCTGCTTTTCGCGCTGAAAACCACGAGGTGACGACAATTGAGGGTCTGGCCCAGGGCGATCGACTGCATCGAACGCAACAGGCCTTCGTCGATGCGGCCGGCTTCCAATGCGGATTCTGCACAGCCGGGGCGATCATGACCGTCGCCGGTATGAGTGAAGCGCAGCTGCAAGATCTGCCGCGCTCACTGAAAGGCACGTTGTGCCGATGCACCGGGTATCACTCAATCGACAATGCAATTCATGGCATCAAGTCGGTTGCCGACGCCCCGCCGGGCGCGGCGATGGGCGTCAACGTCGTTGCGCCCGCGGCCCACGACATCGTGACCGGCAAGGCGCAATACACACTTGATACTCAGATCGATGGCTTGCTGCACCTGAAGATACTGCGCTCGCCGCACGCCCATGCGCGTATAGTATCGATCGATAAGACGCCTGCCCTGGCTATTGATGGAGTAATCGCCGTTTATACCTGGGAAGACGTGCCGCGGAAGCCATACAGTACCGCGACGCACGACGCCGAAAATAGCGACCCGCAAGATACCTATATGCTTGACAACGTCGTGCGTCACGTCGGCCAAAGAGTCGCAGCTGTCGTAGCGAGCACTGAGGCCGCCGCTTTGGAGGCTTGCCGGGAGATTGAGGTTGAGTACGAACCGCTGCCTGCGGTGTTCGATCCCGAAGAGGCGATGCGGCCCGACGCACCGAAGCTCCACGCCGGCAAGCCCAGGGGACTCGGCATTCAGTATCCAGAGCGAAACGTCGTGCTGCACCTTCACGGTGATATTGGCGACGTTGAGGCGGGCTTCTCGCGCGCGGACTTCATTCATGAGGGCGCTTACGAGACGCCGCGCGCTCAGCATGCGCATCTTGAGGCTCACAGTACAATTTCATGGCTCGATGAGAACGGCAGGCTCAACATCCGCACCAGCTCCCAAACACCTTTTCTTACCAGGACGAAACTTTGTTACCTGCTCGGCCTGAGTCCGTCTCAGATCCGAGTAATCTGCGAGCGCGTGGGCGGCGGTTTCGGCGCCAAGCAGGAAGTTATCACCGAAGACATTTGCGCCTTTGCTACTCTTCAGACGGGGCGGCCCGTTCAATTCGAATATACGCGTGAAGAAGAATTTATCGCGAGCACGACGCGTCATCCTGCGAAACTGCATATCAAGGTCGGAGCGACCCGCGACGGCGTGCTCACCGCGATTAAACTTCAATACACACTGAACACCGGCGCCTACGGCGGACATGGCAGCGCGGTCCTGTTTCATTCGACGAGTGAATCGATGGCGCTGTATCGATGCGCGAACAAGAAGCTCGACGCATACTCAGTATATACCAACACGGTTCCGAGCGGAGCCTTTCGCGGCTACGGCCTTTCGCAGACTTTCTTTGCGATCGAGTCCGCGATGGACGAAGTCGCGAAAGGCATCGGGATGGACCCGATCGAGTTCAGGCGCCGCAATGTGATTCGTCCGCTCGACCCGTTCATTTCCTTGCGCGAAGAACCCGATGACCTTGATTACGGCAGCTATGGCCTCGATCAATGCCTCGACCTTGTCGATAGCGCGTTGAAGAAAGGTATTGGCGTCGCCGCGCCCGAAGGTCCGGAGTGGCTAATCGGCCATGGCGCCGCGATTGCGATGATCGCATGCGTGCCGCCGACCGAGCATCGGTCGGAAGCCCGAATTCGCCTCGAAGCTGACGGCCGCTATCGTCTATATATCGGTGCACCGGAGTTCGGTAACGGCTCGACCACTGTGCGCCAGCAGATCGCGGCGACGATACTTGGCTCGCTGCCTTCGCGTATCAGGACGACGCAAGCGGACACGGACAAAACCGGTTATGACACCGGTCCGTTCGGAAGCGCTGGGACAGTTGTCGCAGGAAAAGCCGTGGAGACGGCGGCGCGGGAGCTGCGTGAGCGAATTCTGGCGCTTGCAGCCAGACGTCTCGGCGTACCTTGCGAACGGTGCACGCTGGTCCTCGACGCGGTCGAATGCGATGGGAAGAGCATCTCGCTGAGTGAGTTATGTGTGGCGGCAGAAAAAGCCGGACAACCTCTCGATGTCGTACGCAAGGCTTATGGAACGCCGCGCAGCGTGGCGTTCAACTGCCACGGATTTCGTATCGCTGTGCATAAGGTCACCGGCGAAATAAAGATCCTGCAAAGCGTTCATGCCGTCGATGCCGGCGTGGTTATTAATCCAAACCAGTTGCGTGGACAGATTGAAGGCGCGCTGGCGCAGGGCCTCGGATGGGCGCTTTATGAGAACATGGTGTTCGACGACAAAGGAGCAGTAGTCAATCCGTCGTTCAGGAACTATCGGATTCCCTCGTATGCCGATGTACCGCGAACCGAAATCTATTTTGCAGACACCTTCGACAAGTTTGGTCCGCTCGGCGCCAAGAGCATGAGCGAAGCGCCGATCAATCCGGTCGCGCCGGCGTTGACCAATGCGCTCGCCAATGCGACCGGAATCCGCTTTTCGAGTCTTCCGCTGCGCGCAGATAGAATTTATCGCCGAATCTACGAAACGTTCCGGGAATCTGACTGA
- a CDS encoding FAD binding domain-containing protein yields the protein MDLTTISEIAQARDHDASTWREGDAWLAGGTWLFSEPQPHLRRLIDLQSIGWRAISITAEHLQIAATCTIAELYSMPTPAQWTAAPLIRQCCDSFLSSFKVWNSATVGGNICMSLPAGPMISLAAALEGVCIVRRRSGGEYSVPVEDFVVGNHRNILNLGDLLTRIDIPLAALGRRCAFRRVSLTHFGRSTALLIGTRNPGDGTFKLTITAATEHPYRFNFEKIPDAQELRSALQHGIYSFFDDVHGSPDYRAHMTYYLAEEIRRELAA from the coding sequence ATGGATTTGACGACAATCTCGGAGATCGCTCAGGCGCGAGACCACGACGCGAGCACTTGGCGCGAAGGCGACGCGTGGCTGGCGGGCGGCACGTGGCTCTTCTCCGAGCCGCAACCCCATCTGCGGCGCTTGATCGATCTGCAGAGCATCGGCTGGCGCGCGATCTCGATAACCGCGGAACACCTGCAGATTGCGGCTACCTGCACGATCGCCGAGCTCTATTCGATGCCCACGCCGGCGCAATGGACGGCCGCGCCGCTCATCCGCCAGTGCTGCGATTCGTTCCTGTCGTCGTTCAAGGTCTGGAACAGCGCAACCGTCGGCGGGAACATCTGCATGTCGCTTCCCGCGGGTCCGATGATTTCCCTGGCAGCCGCACTCGAAGGCGTTTGTATAGTCCGCAGAAGGTCCGGCGGTGAATACTCAGTTCCGGTTGAAGACTTCGTAGTTGGTAATCACAGGAATATTCTTAACCTCGGTGACTTATTAACTCGAATAGATATTCCGCTCGCCGCGCTCGGCAGACGATGCGCATTTCGCCGGGTGTCGCTGACGCACTTCGGACGTTCGACGGCGTTGTTGATTGGCACGCGGAATCCAGGTGACGGAACATTCAAGTTGACAATTACGGCTGCCACCGAGCATCCGTATCGATTCAACTTTGAGAAAATACCAGATGCGCAGGAACTCCGCTCGGCATTGCAGCACGGGATCTATTCGTTTTTCGATGACGTACATGGAAGCCCGGATTATCGTGCTCACATGACGTACTATCTTGCCGAAGAGATTCGCCGGGAGTTGGCCGCTTAG
- a CDS encoding nuclear transport factor 2 family protein, giving the protein MSAAENKKLILDAFNSWVRGDGSVIDLFSDDVKWTVIGSTPVSRAYQSKREFLDGAVKPLTEKLSGAIKPALRALTAEDDRVVLEWQGQTSGKNGKPYYQTYCWVMKIQNGKVIEGIAYLDTELISNLWK; this is encoded by the coding sequence ATGAGCGCGGCTGAAAACAAGAAGTTGATTCTCGATGCTTTCAATTCGTGGGTCCGCGGCGACGGCTCTGTAATCGATCTGTTCAGCGATGATGTGAAGTGGACCGTTATCGGATCGACACCCGTGTCGCGCGCGTACCAAAGCAAGCGCGAGTTTCTCGATGGCGCCGTGAAACCGCTCACGGAAAAGCTCAGCGGCGCGATTAAGCCGGCGCTCCGCGCCCTTACCGCCGAAGACGATCGCGTGGTGCTGGAATGGCAGGGTCAAACCTCAGGCAAGAACGGCAAACCTTACTATCAAACCTATTGCTGGGTGATGAAGATTCAGAACGGCAAGGTTATCGAGGGCATCGCCTATCTCGATACTGAATTGATATCGAATCTCTGGAAGTAG
- a CDS encoding protein-L-isoaspartate(D-aspartate) O-methyltransferase: MDDDLAEAREKMVAEQLSRRGIKDERVLSAMRAIPRHRFLPSELQDHAYDDGPLPIGEAQTISQPYMVALIAEVAQLTGVERVLEIGTGCGYQAAVLAQLAREVYSVECIAHLHDRSRVMLNSLGISNVFLRCGDGSEGWPEHAPFDAIVVTAAMPGVPSSLLSQLKPDGRFIAPIGEDELQTLVRISRTSGRWSEEYFGECRFVKMTGKYGFST, translated from the coding sequence ATGGACGACGATCTCGCAGAAGCGCGCGAGAAGATGGTCGCCGAACAGCTCTCGCGGCGCGGCATCAAGGACGAGCGTGTGCTGAGCGCGATGCGCGCGATACCGCGGCATCGCTTTCTCCCTTCCGAACTACAGGACCATGCCTACGACGACGGCCCGCTGCCAATCGGCGAGGCACAGACTATCTCGCAACCCTACATGGTCGCGCTGATCGCCGAGGTCGCACAGCTCACCGGCGTCGAGCGCGTGCTCGAAATCGGCACCGGCTGCGGCTACCAGGCCGCGGTGCTGGCGCAGCTCGCGCGCGAAGTTTACTCGGTCGAATGCATCGCGCATCTGCACGATCGATCACGCGTGATGCTCAACTCGCTCGGCATCAGCAACGTGTTCCTGCGCTGCGGCGACGGCTCCGAAGGATGGCCCGAGCATGCGCCGTTCGACGCGATCGTCGTGACTGCAGCGATGCCCGGCGTGCCGAGCTCGTTGCTCAGCCAGCTCAAACCGGACGGGCGCTTTATCGCGCCGATCGGCGAGGATGAACTGCAAACCCTGGTGCGGATCAGCCGCACGTCGGGACGTTGGAGCGAAGAGTATTTCGGTGAATGCCGGTTCGTGAAGATGACCGGCAAGTACGGTTTCAGCACCTGA
- a CDS encoding M23 family metallopeptidase, translated as MALGAAALAGCASSAPTYSYSNSSAAASRGSTTCIVARGDTFYKIAQRYNVSVGRLMAANGVTDPRELRIGQVLTIPGSYQSASLGAESSAGVHPYYGPRADRQFDWPVAQGTVSSGFGMRNGAMHDGVDIAAPVGTPIHAADSGIVIFSGQLHGYGNTVIVRHDTDYVTVYGHNQVNLVQEGARVTRGQTIAELGRSGRATGANLHFEVRCDNVARDPLAYLPPPTDSAGIAFAGGGS; from the coding sequence ATGGCTCTGGGAGCGGCCGCGCTCGCAGGATGCGCGAGCAGCGCTCCGACCTATTCGTATTCCAACTCGTCGGCGGCTGCTTCACGCGGCAGTACCACCTGTATCGTCGCTCGTGGCGACACCTTTTATAAGATCGCGCAGCGCTACAACGTGAGCGTCGGGCGCCTGATGGCGGCCAACGGCGTCACCGATCCCCGGGAACTGCGCATCGGCCAGGTGCTGACGATTCCCGGTTCATATCAGTCAGCCTCGCTCGGCGCCGAATCTTCCGCAGGCGTGCATCCCTATTATGGCCCTCGTGCCGACCGGCAGTTCGATTGGCCCGTGGCGCAGGGAACGGTGTCGTCGGGATTCGGGATGCGCAACGGCGCGATGCACGACGGCGTCGATATCGCGGCGCCGGTCGGAACGCCGATTCATGCCGCGGATTCTGGCATCGTGATTTTCTCCGGCCAGCTTCATGGTTATGGCAACACCGTGATCGTCCGTCATGATACTGACTATGTCACTGTGTATGGACATAACCAGGTTAATCTCGTTCAGGAAGGCGCGCGCGTCACGCGCGGTCAGACGATCGCGGAGCTCGGCCGCAGCGGCCGCGCGACGGGAGCCAATCTTCATTTCGAAGTGCGATGCGACAACGTCGCGCGCGATCCGCTGGCCTACCTGCCTCCGCCCACCGATTCAGCCGGGATCGCATTCGCCGGCGGCGGCTCCTGA
- a CDS encoding adenine phosphoribosyltransferase, whose product MSTDDLRKLIRDVPDFPKAGILFRDITPLLSDPRGFAEVVDRLAEPFLGKVDAVLGIESRGFIIGAPVAYRLGVGLTIARKPGKLPFRTVDESYELEYGTASLQMHEDAIKHGTRILIVDDLLATGGTARAAIRLANRLGGEVVACAFAVELGALGGRRLVEPISCTALISYD is encoded by the coding sequence ATGAGTACGGACGATCTGAGAAAGCTGATTCGCGACGTTCCTGATTTCCCCAAGGCCGGCATCCTGTTCAGAGACATCACGCCGCTGCTGTCGGACCCGCGCGGTTTTGCGGAGGTGGTCGATCGACTCGCCGAGCCGTTCCTGGGCAAAGTCGACGCGGTCCTCGGCATCGAATCGCGGGGCTTCATAATCGGCGCTCCGGTCGCATATCGCCTCGGAGTCGGACTCACGATCGCGCGCAAGCCCGGCAAGTTGCCGTTTCGCACCGTCGATGAATCCTACGAGCTCGAATACGGCACGGCCTCGCTGCAGATGCATGAGGATGCGATCAAACACGGCACGCGTATACTGATCGTTGACGACCTTCTTGCGACTGGCGGGACGGCGCGTGCGGCGATTCGCCTCGCGAATCGTCTCGGCGGCGAGGTTGTCGCATGCGCATTCGCAGTTGAGCTCGGCGCCTTAGGCGGCCGCAGGCTGGTCGAGCCGATAAGCTGCACGGCGCTTATCAGCTACGATTAA
- a CDS encoding cation diffusion facilitator family transporter, translating to MSGDHSHEHSHAVAGDRRRMYIVLGVTAFYFVVELVGGFMSGSLALLSDAVHMLTDVAALCLGLLTLWIALRPASSAKTYGYLRAEILGALLNGLFLWVLVVFLWIEAVQRLRNPRPVVGLAVMGIATIGLLVNIFSAWMTSSHGDERGMAIRSVFLHVIADLIGSLGVLLAGALEYFTGWYQADSVVSIFIGFLVLYSSWGLIRDGVDILMESVPAHIDIEELRGDLLAVEGTEEVHDLHVWCLTTRQFALSAHAVVAAEANQDRVLDEMCRMLQDKFNIHHMTVQLERDNRRQQEPGHF from the coding sequence GTGTCGGGAGACCATTCCCACGAGCACAGCCACGCCGTCGCCGGAGATCGGCGCCGGATGTACATCGTGCTCGGCGTCACCGCGTTCTACTTCGTGGTCGAGCTGGTCGGCGGCTTCATGTCGGGCAGCCTCGCGTTGCTGTCGGATGCGGTGCACATGCTGACCGACGTCGCGGCGCTGTGCCTCGGACTGCTAACGCTGTGGATCGCGTTGCGGCCGGCGTCATCGGCGAAAACGTACGGCTATCTGCGCGCCGAAATTCTTGGCGCGCTGCTCAACGGTCTCTTCCTGTGGGTGCTGGTCGTGTTCCTGTGGATCGAGGCGGTCCAGCGCTTGCGCAATCCACGTCCGGTAGTGGGACTCGCGGTGATGGGAATCGCGACGATTGGACTCCTGGTCAACATTTTCTCGGCGTGGATGACTTCTTCGCACGGCGATGAGCGCGGGATGGCGATTCGCTCGGTGTTCCTGCACGTGATCGCGGACTTGATCGGCTCGCTCGGCGTACTGCTCGCGGGTGCGCTCGAATATTTCACTGGATGGTATCAGGCCGATTCCGTGGTCAGCATCTTCATCGGATTTCTCGTGCTCTACAGTTCCTGGGGGCTCATTCGCGACGGCGTCGACATCCTGATGGAGTCCGTCCCGGCACATATCGATATCGAGGAGCTGCGCGGCGACTTGCTCGCCGTTGAAGGCACCGAGGAGGTCCACGATCTCCACGTATGGTGCCTGACGACGCGGCAATTCGCGCTCTCGGCGCACGCCGTGGTCGCGGCGGAAGCCAACCAGGATCGCGTGCTCGACGAGATGTGCCGGATGCTGCAGGACAAGTTCAACATCCATCACATGACGGTGCAGCTCGAGCGCGACAATCGCCGTCAGCAGGAACCCGGCCACTTTTAG
- a CDS encoding archease: protein MSDDDLFREFEHTGDLGIELDAPTRQELFARALIALSHLMVEQNEVRVRAERSFIVAITDDAEMLHDTLSRALTIFLADGFIWNDAAVIDNNGELTVTLKGESFDPKRHQLVTELKAVTYHQLAVEHQGDRWRARIVFDV, encoded by the coding sequence ATGAGCGATGATGATCTGTTTCGCGAGTTCGAGCATACCGGTGATCTCGGAATCGAACTCGACGCGCCGACGCGGCAGGAACTGTTCGCTCGCGCATTGATCGCACTCTCACACCTCATGGTCGAGCAAAACGAGGTGCGTGTTCGCGCCGAACGATCGTTTATCGTTGCTATAACAGACGACGCCGAAATGCTGCACGATACGTTGTCACGAGCACTTACGATCTTCCTTGCCGACGGATTCATTTGGAACGATGCGGCGGTTATCGACAACAATGGCGAATTGACGGTTACATTGAAAGGCGAGTCGTTCGATCCAAAGCGCCATCAACTGGTGACCGAACTGAAAGCCGTGACGTATCATCAGCTTGCGGTCGAGCACCAAGGCGATCGCTGGCGCGCGCGAATCGTGTTCGACGTGTGA
- a CDS encoding RtcB family protein, which produces MELLKVSDYLWEIPRSGNMRVPGRVYLSAAMLDDVRDDPCLEQVRNVACLPGIVGYSLAMPDVHWGYGFPIGGVAAVDADEGVISPGGVGYDINCGVRLIRTKLDFGAVGKHAAKLGDALFNAIPCGVGSEGAIPALAPAELKRIARDGLKWAKGQGYASDADIAHTEENGCYQLADPDAVSDEAYRRGRKQLGTLGSGNHFLEVGRVDEIYDHDAASAMGLELNHVTVIIHSGSRGLGHQTCDDYLRTVGTAMGRYGISLPDRQLASVPIKSPEGRAYLGAMAAAANFAWCNRQLMMHLAENAFMDTLAMSERDLGFSLVYDVCHNIAKFEEHIVENRQRRLCVHRKGATRAFGPGNPALPSAVRAHGQPILIPGDMGRYSFVLIGTERAERETFGSTCHGAGRLMSRARAKKEARGRDLIAELAEAGVTIRYQGRGTVAEEMPAAYKDVAGVVAVMEAAGVSRRVARLKPFLVIKG; this is translated from the coding sequence ATGGAATTGCTGAAGGTCAGCGACTACCTCTGGGAAATTCCGCGCAGCGGCAATATGCGCGTGCCGGGACGCGTGTATCTCTCCGCCGCGATGCTCGACGACGTGCGCGACGATCCCTGCCTCGAGCAGGTGCGCAACGTCGCCTGCCTGCCCGGTATCGTCGGTTACTCGCTGGCGATGCCCGACGTGCACTGGGGCTATGGTTTTCCGATCGGCGGTGTCGCCGCGGTCGATGCCGACGAGGGTGTGATCTCACCAGGTGGAGTCGGCTACGACATCAACTGCGGCGTGCGCCTGATTCGCACCAAGCTCGATTTCGGCGCGGTGGGAAAGCACGCGGCGAAACTCGGCGATGCGCTTTTCAATGCGATCCCGTGCGGCGTGGGATCCGAGGGCGCGATTCCCGCGCTGGCGCCCGCGGAGCTGAAGCGCATCGCGCGCGACGGCCTCAAGTGGGCGAAGGGCCAGGGCTACGCCAGTGACGCGGATATCGCGCATACGGAAGAAAATGGATGCTACCAACTTGCCGATCCCGACGCCGTCAGCGACGAAGCTTACCGGCGCGGGCGCAAGCAACTCGGCACGCTCGGCTCGGGCAATCACTTTCTCGAGGTCGGACGCGTCGATGAAATCTACGACCACGACGCCGCATCGGCGATGGGCCTCGAGCTGAACCACGTCACGGTCATCATACATTCCGGCTCGCGCGGGCTGGGGCATCAGACTTGCGACGACTACCTGCGCACGGTCGGCACTGCGATGGGGCGATACGGAATCAGCCTGCCCGATCGGCAGCTCGCTTCGGTGCCGATCAAATCGCCAGAGGGACGCGCGTACCTCGGGGCGATGGCGGCGGCCGCTAACTTCGCGTGGTGCAATCGGCAGTTGATGATGCATCTGGCGGAGAACGCGTTTATGGATACGCTCGCGATGAGCGAGCGCGACCTCGGTTTTTCGCTGGTGTACGACGTCTGCCACAATATCGCGAAATTCGAGGAGCATATCGTTGAGAATCGCCAGCGCCGTCTCTGCGTGCATCGCAAGGGCGCGACGCGCGCCTTCGGCCCCGGCAATCCCGCGCTGCCGAGTGCCGTGCGCGCTCATGGTCAGCCGATTCTCATTCCGGGCGACATGGGCCGTTACTCATTCGTGCTGATCGGAACGGAGCGGGCCGAGCGTGAGACTTTCGGCTCGACGTGTCACGGCGCGGGGCGCCTGATGAGCCGAGCGCGCGCCAAGAAAGAAGCTCGCGGCCGCGATCTTATCGCAGAGCTCGCCGAGGCCGGCGTTACGATCCGCTACCAGGGACGCGGTACAGTGGCGGAAGAGATGCCTGCCGCATACAAGGACGTGGCCGGCGTGGTGGCGGTGATGGAAGCGGCGGGAGTCAGCCGCCGCGTCGCGCGCCTCAAACCATTTCTCGTAATCAAGGGTTGA